The Virgibacillus phasianinus genome includes a window with the following:
- a CDS encoding M42 family metallopeptidase produces the protein MDVLKDLTQAQSASGYENEVRRIMHRELDQVCSEILYDHTGSIFGKTEGNSSGPRVMLAGHMDEVGFMVTGINQDGFLRFTPLGGWWDQVLLAQRVTVITEKRKFTGVIGSKPPHLLKPEERNKVFPIREMYIDIGAHNKEQVEKWGIRVGDPVVPICPFEIMPDHDTVLAKALDNRIGCYMAVEAAKQLNTSHHPNTVFAGANVQEEVGLRGAQTSPYAVNPDIAIVLDVGVAQDTPGTSSDDVEHPALQKGPVVTFLDASMIPNHRFRDLVIDTAEKNNIPHQIEVITGGGTDAGKIHMYKEGVPTIVIGVPIRYMHSHVSLASKQDIENGVKLLVEVIKRLDSDAYESLINYQ, from the coding sequence ATGGATGTATTAAAAGATTTAACACAAGCGCAAAGTGCATCAGGATATGAGAATGAAGTCCGTCGTATTATGCATAGGGAATTGGATCAAGTATGCAGTGAGATTCTTTATGACCATACAGGTAGTATTTTCGGAAAAACAGAAGGAAATTCTTCCGGCCCGCGGGTGATGCTTGCTGGCCACATGGACGAGGTTGGCTTCATGGTAACCGGAATTAATCAGGATGGATTTCTTCGTTTTACACCACTTGGCGGCTGGTGGGATCAGGTTCTGCTGGCACAGCGTGTTACTGTGATTACAGAGAAAAGGAAGTTCACAGGTGTAATCGGGTCAAAACCTCCCCATCTGCTAAAGCCTGAGGAAAGAAATAAAGTATTTCCAATCAGAGAAATGTACATTGATATTGGAGCGCATAATAAAGAGCAAGTGGAAAAGTGGGGGATTCGCGTTGGTGATCCGGTTGTTCCTATTTGTCCATTTGAAATCATGCCTGACCATGATACGGTATTAGCTAAGGCTCTCGATAATCGAATCGGCTGCTATATGGCTGTTGAGGCCGCAAAACAATTAAATACAAGTCACCATCCGAATACTGTCTTTGCTGGGGCGAATGTGCAAGAGGAAGTAGGGTTAAGAGGAGCACAAACATCACCATACGCTGTGAACCCGGACATTGCTATTGTGCTTGATGTCGGTGTTGCCCAGGATACCCCAGGCACAAGCAGTGACGATGTTGAGCATCCTGCATTACAAAAAGGACCGGTTGTTACTTTTCTTGATGCATCAATGATCCCTAACCATCGCTTCCGTGATTTAGTAATCGATACTGCAGAGAAAAATAACATTCCGCATCAAATAGAAGTGATTACAGGCGGTGGCACAGATGCCGGGAAAATTCATATGTATAAAGAGGGTGTTCCTACCATAGTAATTGGTGTGCCAATTCGGTACATGCACAGCCATGTGTCCCTTGCCAGCAAACAGGATATTGAAAACGGGGTTAAATTGCTTGTTGAGGTTATTAAGAGGCTTGACTCTGATGCATATGAATCGCTTATTAATTATCAGTAA
- a CDS encoding APC family permease — MKQRAELSKTLKPQWVWAIAFGSAIGWGSFVQPAIWMGQGGPLGVIIGFLIGALIMLVIGVSYGFLIEELPVSGGDVAFVYATFGRTHAFICGWALTLAYVCIVALNASALALLAKFLLPAAVEWGYLYNIAGWDVYFGQILVASIALIVFAYMNVRGTTLTGKTQFIFCVLLLAGVALLLLGMIFNSDTSFSNLQPGFKPGISSWSSIIAIVAIAPWAYVGFASIPQVAEEFDFSPKKAFSLIVFALIFAALEYSVMIIVTALPMPWQELVALNDIWGTGTVVAGTLGNVGLFILAVSLCMGIFTGLNGFYLSASRVLVAMGRAQFLPKSFASLHSKNNTPQIGIITVCILCLIAPWFGRSALSWVVNMSSTGIAVVFFYCCFVAYKSFRWSRQNQDDTKTIAPVKKFMSLLGSLFGLGILALLLIPGSPGFLSTPSLVALAIWIVIGILFYLFRRPVFQKIPKDEMDYMILGKVNKAKDGQEPPLSTTN; from the coding sequence GGAAGTTTTGTTCAACCTGCAATCTGGATGGGGCAAGGAGGCCCGCTTGGGGTTATTATTGGATTTCTAATTGGGGCATTGATTATGCTCGTGATCGGGGTCAGTTATGGATTTTTAATTGAGGAATTACCTGTATCCGGCGGGGATGTTGCTTTTGTTTATGCGACATTCGGCAGAACACACGCTTTTATATGCGGATGGGCGTTAACATTGGCATATGTATGTATTGTTGCCTTGAACGCATCCGCGCTAGCATTATTAGCAAAATTTTTATTACCCGCAGCGGTAGAATGGGGTTATTTGTACAATATAGCTGGCTGGGATGTTTACTTCGGTCAAATTTTGGTAGCAAGCATTGCATTAATTGTCTTTGCCTACATGAATGTTCGAGGAACAACTTTAACTGGAAAAACGCAATTCATATTTTGTGTTCTGCTGCTTGCCGGGGTTGCTTTGCTGTTATTGGGGATGATTTTCAACTCTGATACTTCATTCAGTAATTTACAGCCCGGATTCAAACCAGGTATATCATCCTGGTCTTCCATTATTGCAATTGTTGCGATTGCCCCATGGGCCTATGTAGGATTTGCTAGTATACCTCAAGTTGCTGAGGAATTTGATTTCTCACCCAAAAAAGCATTTTCACTAATTGTTTTTGCTCTTATTTTTGCAGCATTAGAATATTCCGTAATGATTATTGTTACGGCATTGCCAATGCCATGGCAGGAGCTTGTTGCCCTAAACGATATTTGGGGAACTGGGACTGTGGTAGCTGGGACATTAGGGAATGTAGGTTTGTTTATCTTGGCTGTTTCCCTTTGTATGGGTATTTTTACAGGACTTAACGGGTTTTACTTGTCTGCAAGCCGTGTACTGGTTGCAATGGGCAGGGCGCAGTTTTTGCCGAAGTCATTTGCTAGTTTGCATTCGAAAAATAATACACCGCAAATCGGCATCATCACTGTTTGTATATTATGCTTAATAGCACCGTGGTTCGGGAGATCAGCATTATCATGGGTAGTAAACATGTCCTCAACGGGAATTGCTGTCGTATTCTTTTATTGCTGTTTTGTCGCTTATAAAAGCTTCAGATGGTCCAGACAAAACCAAGATGATACTAAAACTATCGCACCTGTGAAAAAGTTTATGTCTTTGCTAGGATCTCTTTTTGGGCTTGGTATTCTAGCGCTGTTACTGATTCCAGGATCACCAGGATTTTTGAGCACGCCTTCATTGGTCGCGCTGGCCATTTGGATTGTGATTGGTATCTTATTTTATCTATTTAGAAGACCAGTCTTTCAAAAGATACCGAAAGATGAAATGGATTATATGATTCTAGGTAAGGTAAATAAGGCAAAGGATGGACAGGAGCCTCCATTGTCGACAACTAATTAA